From Plasmodium chabaudi chabaudi strain AS genome assembly, chromosome: 12, the proteins below share one genomic window:
- a CDS encoding conserved Plasmodium protein, unknown function (tmhmm; query 1-752; ~;query 617-642; ~;query 594-616; ~;query 643-665; ~;query 1-593; ~;query 666-751) gives MSKLKKEKCDKKKNFVEIFMDPNNVGAKKVDFSYYINIESTILELLLDNNLESYKNAGKLLFIILSGLSTRVLYIKRILNLIHLFFYKGGQKFYHSDLHLSILLSLQSNVKMYYSKFSIYIYNLLLSNNDLYGIEINKNKFVPKHYISTLVDYLYFYIKDFMILARKIIYNEMGEQIKVNNKNYMAMYDKQKEDKTYKDKIKNEKKKKIILHNENDEEIMQNFWKIFKYSFPKSIERKFKELVSQCSRINYPLHSIYLDIYILINIKNVIKVIILIDQLLDSDFPYYYFYEIKLKLLLLHVHKYYKKTIPNDGSICEGIKQNGMGDNLIISNKSNKANNLKYADISKNITNEDDVENENKEKAGELNDINNFANDDIYSLCSSSNKDSEKGDTYMNQESNAIDFYNNSMDNKYIYLDNFMNLYANYTENEISSIPSISDFQNNNLLDKLKIKSKDIRMDYSTSSLLGNFLKDEIKVNDDETKTNYKIKDGIDSHHNNADEKEGYDNFFSKREGKIVKHINNENIQNINKNTYNDIVYNINVIEKVAKSLLIKSCYDPIYLKLFYSYLLPLISFNKRIEIFLIYSHGNYKLIKPLVFIIFYNNYGPEFILNTFNIIFKDQNLFQMYKNTYFNEISLKNVTKTHFIFLFLLSVFFYNNPMESMLYIFKLFHKYDKEVINDQEGDIDYKKIYEDVILENDEKWIEQKKNINIMIIKFIEIYQEKFNIYLCNYFDFYRIYFILFVSCVDINKEAL, from the exons atgtcTAAGctcaaaaaagaaaaatgtgataagaagaagaattttgttgaaatatttatggaCCCTAATAATGTGGGGGCAAAAAAAGTcgatttttcatattacataaatatagaatcCACAATTTTAGAGCTACTAttagataataatttagagtcttataaaaatgcaggcaaattattatttattattttatccgGATTATCTACAAgagttttatatattaaaagaatcttaaatttaatacatttatttttttataagggTGGACAGAAATTTTATCATAGTGATTTACATTTaagtattttattatctttacAAAGTAATgttaaaatgtattattcTAAGttctctatatatatttataatttattattatcaaataatgatttatatggaattgaaattaataaaaataaatttgtacCGAAACATTATATATCCACTTTAGTTgattatctatatttttatataaaagattTTATGATACTGGctagaaaaattatatataatgaaatggGGGAACAGATAAAGgtaaacaataaaaattatatggcAATGTATGACAAACAGAAAGAGGATAAAACTTATAaagacaaaataaaaaatgaaaaaaaaaaaaaaataattttacataatgaaaatgatgaagaaataatgcaaaatttttggaaaatatttaaatattcatttccTAAATCAATagaaagaaaatttaaagaattAGTATCTCAATGCTCTCGAATAAATTATCCATTacatagtatatatttagatatatacattttaattaatataaaaaatgttataaaggttataatattaatagatCAATTATTAGATTCAGATTTTCcatactattatttttatgaaattaaaTTGAAACTTCTTTTATTGCATGTGcataaatattacaaaaaaacgATTCCCAATGATGGTTCCATTTGTGAAGGAATAAAGCAAAATGGGATGGGAGATAACCTTATTATATCGAACAAATCAAATAAAGCAAATAACTTAAAATATGCAGATatctcaaaaaatattactaaTGAGGATGATGtggaaaatgaaaataaagaaaaagctGGTGAATTGAAtgatataaacaattttgcgaatgatgatatatattcattatgtAGCAGTAGTAACAAAGATTCAGAAAAAGGTGATACTTATATGAATCAAGAATCAAATGCCAttgatttttataacaattCTATGGATAataagtatatttatttagaCAATTTCATGAACCTATATGCAAATTATACAGAGAATGAAATATCAAGCATTCCATCGATTAGtgattttcaaaataataacctCCTTGATAAactgaaaataaaaagtaagGACATTAGAATGGATTATAGTACTTCATCTTTATTGGGCAATTTTCTaaaagatgaaataaaagtaaatgACGACGAAACAAAAACTAATTACAAGATAAAAGATGGAATTGATTCTCATCATAATAATGCCGATGAAAAAGAAGGCTATGATAATTTCTTTAGTAAAAGGGAGGGAAAAATTGTtaagcatataaataatgaaaatatacaaaatattaacaaaaacacatataatgatatagtatacaatataaatgtaattGAAAAGGTTGCAAAATCTTTACTTATAAAATCTTGTTATGAccctatatatttaaaacttttttattcttatttattaccattgatttcttttaataaaagaattgaaatatttttaatttattctCATGGTAATTATAAGCTCATCAAGCCTTtagtatttataattttttacaacaaTTATGGGCCTGAGTTTATTCTTAAcacttttaatattatattcaaagATCAAAACCTTTTtcaaatgtataaaaatacatattttaatgaaatttcattaaaaaatgtaaccAAAacccattttatttttttgtttcttctctctgtatttttttacaacaaCCCAATGGAATCGATGCTCTACATCTTTAAGTTATTTCACAA GTATGATAAAGAAGTAATCAACGATCAAGAAGGTGATATagattacaaaaaaatttatgaagATGTTATTTTAGAgaatgatgaaaaatggatagaacaaaaaaagaatataaacataatgattattaaatttattgaaatatatcaagaaaaatttaatatttatctatgtaattatttcgatttttatagaatttattttatattatttgtttcgtgtgttgatataaataaagaagcaTTATGA
- a CDS encoding BET1-like protein, putative (term=annotation;date=20180416;qualifier=removed_product=conserved Plasmodium protein, unknown function;qualifier=added_product=bet1-like protein, putative;qualifier=added_gene_name=bet1;qualifier=added_GO:0031201;qualifier=added_GO:0005484;curatorName=ucb@sanger.ac.uk;~;query 1-91; ~;query 92-111; ~;query 112-115; ~tmhmm; query 1-116; ~iprscan;Superfamily:SSF58038; score=7.32E-11;query 16-84;description=null;~iprscan;InterPro:IPR000727 : Target SNARE coiled-coil region;SMART:SM00397; score=2.2E-4;query 17-84;description=Target SNARE coiled-coil homology domain;~iprscan;InterPro:IPR000727 : Target SNARE coiled-coil region;Prosite:PS50192; score=10.661;query 22-84;description=Target SNARE coiled-coil homology domain), with translation MDFNSRKKKNKNNYDLYNENINIYLEENDNYILDLESKVQTLKLIGSNMRDEVKTSNSLLYNLSDQMDNVNRKLTGVYRNVKNLIKRKGNKYMVYLVLFFLFLLFLMNYLYRKNR, from the exons atggaTTTTAACTCGagaaagaagaaaaataaaaacaactatgatttatataatgaaaatataaatatatatttagaaGAAAATGACAATTATATCCTAGATTTAGAAAGCAAAGTCCAGACCTTAAAATTA aTTGGGTCAAACATGCGAGATGAAGTCAAAACGTCTAATTCGCTTTTATACAATTtg TCGGATCAAATGGATAATGTCAATAGAAAGCTGACAGGTGTTTATAGGAATGTTAAAAATCTTATAAAAAGAAAG gggaataaatatatggtataccttgtattattttttctatttttattatttttaatgaacTATTTATACAGAAAAAACAGATAA
- a CDS encoding protein ARV1, putative (term=annotation;date=20150824;qualifier=removed_product=conserved Plasmodium protein, unknown function;qualifier=added_product=protein arv1, putative;qualifier=added_gene_name=arv1;curatorName=ucb@sanger.ac.uk;~;query 1-70; ~;query 498-508; ~;query 560-565; ~;query 71-90; ~;query 475-497; ~;query 509-531; ~;query 541-559; ~;query 566-588; ~;query 91-474; ~;query 532-540; ~;query 589-591; ~;query 572-572;GPI_cleavage_site_score=0.103199996;~tmhmm; query 1-592; ~pfam_scan;Pfam:PF04161.9; E()=5.4E-23;score=82.2;query 2-107;description=Arv1;~iprscan;InterPro:IPR007290 : Arv1-like protein;Pfam:PF04161; score=2.7E-24;query 2-104;description=Arv1 protein), protein MICIKCGRCNSQIYTIFDKSNIKLNKCHDCNKICDEYIEKNPFIIFMNILFLRPEIYRHIVFNRLKYSDKFIHVFFLKIIIIFLIINVYLHPKFENDNANYNKFTNIFLMNTDLDIPIQNTSPSYNCSSYTLFAYKYNEKNNLYGLYNIFHNSNISNLVNIYKNKLLTCIFDNKFKNENVCIPNKYNKYADHDEWIINLLLHNNKNSRLNTHNGHKCGMIEDDEIDEKKQKNDNNIINTKQTSDNSISNTKRQYRITEYLENGINFIKNKIKYESIFYMKKRKTLLKNNLITFKDFNEYTKLKQTINVHIYDHNKGYKITFNHIENKKYDINYIISYLRNIFFYEQNDTLKNSYFENEGNVYIQNNNNNDVCEEKQKYEFNVFEKNNSMCYEYENSEYNINGLENVCPYFLKNINLVLDKTKMANDIKDKQNMDQDNFSVEQISMYSKILYSNLDNEKYILKICNSSFSLKKLKLVTINYLLYFLFLCAFTYIFKLYQQRKYKINITMVKYNYLFMLFVLSNYPLVIYFILKVFNYNYINIYLNIYTLVCNIIAYHIFISNDGNYIFYSIFSVLVSYLLKTLFMIQIIPYM, encoded by the coding sequence ATGATTTGCATAAAATGCGGTCGGTGTAATTCCCAAATTTACACCATTTTTGACAAAAGCAACATAAAGCTGAATAAATGCCATGATTGTAATAAGATATGTgatgaatatatagaaaaaaatccttttataatatttatgaatatactatttttaagaccagaaatatatagacaTATTGTTTTCAATAGATTAAAATATAGtgataaatttatacatgtattttttttaaaaattataataatatttttaataataaatgtatatttacatccaaaatttgaaaatgataatgcaaattataataaatttacaaatatatttttaatgaataCAGATTTAGATATACCTATTCAAAATACATCACCAAGTTATAATTGTTCTTCTTATACattatttgcatataaGTATAACGAAaagaataatttatatggtttatataatattttccataattcaaatatatcaaacttagttaatatatataaaaacaaactTTTGACTTGTATTTTTGacaacaaatttaaaaatgaaaacgtATGTATAcccaataaatataataaatatgccgATCACGATGAATggattataaatttattattacacaataataaaaatagtcgTTTGAATACTCATAATGGGCATAAATGTGGGATGATTGAAGATGATGAGatagatgaaaaaaaacaaaaaaacgataacaatattattaatacaaaACAAACTAGCGATAATAGCATAAGTAATACAAAAAGACAATATAGAATAACAGAATATCTTGAAAATggtataaattttattaaaaataaaataaaatatgaatcaattttttatatgaaaaaaaggaaaacattgcttaaaaataatcttATTACCTTTAAAGattttaatgaatatacTAAATTGAAACAAACAAtaaatgtacatatatatgatcataataaaggatataaaataacttttaatcatattgaaaataaaaaatatgatataaattatataatatcctATTTacgtaatatatttttttatgaacaaaatgataCCCTTAAAAATAGCTATTTCGAAAACGAAGGAAATGTCtacatacaaaataataataacaatgatGTTTGtgaagaaaaacaaaaatatgaatttaatgtttttgaaaaaaataattcaatgtgttatgaatatgaaaatagtgAATATAACATAAATGGGTTGGAAAACGTTtgtccatattttttaaaaaatataaatttagttCTTGATAAAACTAAGATGGCAAACGATATAAAGGATAAACAGAATATGGATCAAGACAATTTTAGTGTAGAACAAATCAGTATGTATtccaaaattttatattcaaatttagacaacgaaaaatatattttaaaaatatgtaattcGTCATtctcattaaaaaaattaaaattagtaacaattaattatttattatactttttatttttatgtgcatttacatacatttttaaattatatcaacaacgaaaatacaaaataaatattactaTGGTTAAGTATAATTATCTGTTTATGCTTTTTGTATTAAGTAATTATCCATtagttatttattttattttaaaggtatttaattataattacataaatatatatttaaatatctACACCCTTGTTTGTAACATAATAgcttatcatatatttatatccaATGATGGgaattacattttttattctatattttctgTATTAGTAAGTTACTTATTAAAAACTTTATTTATGATTCAAATAATCCcttatatgtaa
- a CDS encoding proteasome subunit beta type-5, putative (term=annotation;date=20110912;qualifier=removed_product=20S proteasome subunit beta, putative;qualifier=added_product=proteasome subunit beta type-5, putative;qualifier=added_literature=pmid:21245445;curatorName=ucb@sanger.ac.uk;~pfam_scan;Pfam:PF00227.22; E()=4.6E-46;score=156.6;query 57-237;description=Proteasome;~iprscan;InterPro:IPR016050 : Proteasome beta-type subunit, conserved site;Prosite:PS00854; score=1.0;query 63-110;description=Proteasome beta-type subunit, conserved site;~iprscan;InterPro:IPR000243 : Peptidase T1A, proteasome beta-subunit;PRINTS:PR00141; score=2.8E-17;query 188-199;description=Peptidase T1A, proteasome beta-subunit;~iprscan;InterPro:IPR000243 : Peptidase T1A, proteasome beta-subunit;PRINTS:PR00141; score=2.8E-17;query 67-82;description=Peptidase T1A, proteasome beta-subunit;~iprscan;InterPro:IPR000243 : Peptidase T1A, proteasome beta-subunit;PRINTS:PR00141; score=2.8E-17;query 224-235;description=Peptidase T1A, proteasome beta-subunit;~iprscan;InterPro:IPR000243 : Peptidase T1A, proteasome beta-subunit;PRINTS:PR00141; score=2.8E-17;query 199-210;description=Peptidase T1A, proteasome beta-subunit;~iprscan;InterPro:IPR029055 : Nucleophile aminohydrolases, N-terminal;Superfamily:SSF56235; score=3.46E-64;query 53-259;description=Nucleophile aminohydrolases, N-terminal;~iprscan;InterPro:IPR023333 : Proteasome B-type subunit;Prosite:PS51476; score=46.176;query 59-238;description=Proteasome B-type subunit;~iprscan;InterPro:IPR001353 : 20S proteasome, A and B subunits;Pfam:PF00227; score=4.8E-46;query 57-237;description=Proteasome, subunit alpha/beta) codes for MMEYSTDFMSQIDNLINDEEENVNTTDELEFCLAPISVPRDFIKYAKTENKKLFDFHKGTTTLAFKFKEGIIVAVDSRASMGSFISSQNVEKIIEINKHILGTMAGGAADCFYWEKYLGQIIKIYELRNNEKISVRAASTILSNILYQYKGYGLCCGIILSGYDHTGFNMFYIDDEGKKVEGNLFSCGSGSTYAYSILDTAYDYNLSVEEAVELGRNAIYHATFRDGGSGGKVRVFYIHKDGYSKIIEGEDVYDLHYHYTNPSQKDQYVM; via the coding sequence ATGATGGAATACAGTACTGACTTTATGAGCCAAATTGATAATTTGATAAACGATGAGGAAGAAAATGTCAACACTACTGATGAACTTGAATTTTGTTTAGCCCCAATAAGTGTTCCAAGagatttcataaaatatgcaaaaacagaaaataaaaaattatttgattttcaTAAGGGTACTACAACATTagcatttaaatttaaggAAGGTATTATTGTTGCAGTGGATTCACGAGCTTCTATGGGATCTTTTATATCTTCTCaaaatgttgaaaaaattattgaaataaataaacatatattaggAACCATGGCAGGTGGAGCAGCTGATTGTTTTTATtgggaaaaatatttaggtcaaataattaaaatatatgaattaagaaataatgaaaaaatatcagTTAGAGCAGCTAGTACAATATTaagtaatattttatatcaatACAAAGGATATGGTTTATGTTGTGGTATAATATTAAGTGGTTATGATCATACAGGttttaatatgttttatattgaTGATGAAGGTAAAAAAGTTGAAGGAAATTTATTTAGTTGTGGTAGTGGTAGTACATATGCTTATTCGATTTTGGATACCGCTTatgattataatttatcagTTGAAGAAGCAGTTGAACTTGGTAGAAATGCAATTTATCATGCCACATTTAGAGATGGAGGTTCAGGTGGAAAAGTAAgagttttttatatacataaagaTGGATATAGTAAAATTATTGAAGGTGAAGATGTATATGATTTACACTATCACTATACAAACCCATCACAAAAGGATCAATATGTTATGTAA
- a CDS encoding conserved protein, unknown function (term=annotation;date=20180521;qualifier=removed_product=conserved Plasmodium protein, unknown function;qualifier=added_product=conserved protein, unknown function;qualifier=added_GO:0016021;curatorName=ucb@sanger.ac.uk;~;query 1-11; ~;query 62-67; ~;query 128-175; ~;query 12-34; ~;query 44-61; ~;query 68-90; ~;query 105-127; ~;query 35-43; ~;query 91-104; ~tmhmm; query 1-176; ~iprscan;Prosite:PS51257; score=5.0;query 1-19;description=null) translates to MPRIGELSNCCCLPLGGACIFSAVIILIRFLGFFLENDDTMKTINIVLYAILFGCILMGLLLKNFIILYIVTALMVIYVVDMIIAFVLILLRALSPDSPYTSTNIVFVLFTIFTSMIVMLLFLNIFLSMANVLKEGGTGWENKNYKQIRAEKEEIMNREEKKIIDSQIAQNDYKA, encoded by the coding sequence ATGCCACGTATAGGAGAATTGTCCAATTGCTGTTGTTTGCCATTAGGAGGAGCATGCATATTTTCCGCAGTGATAATTTTGATCCGTTTTCTTGGATTTTTCTTAGAGAACGACGATACTATGAAGACAATTAATATTGTATTATATGCTATATTATTTGGGTGTATTTTAATGGGATTATTACTCaagaattttattatattatacattgTTACTGCACTTATGGTTATATATGTAGTTGATATGATTATAGCGTTTGTTCTTATTTTGTTGCGTGCTCTATCACCTGATAGTCCATATACTTCTACAAATATAGTGTTCGTGCTGTTTACGATATTTACAAGTATGATAgttatgttattatttttgaacatatttttatcgaTGGCTAATGTTTTGAAAGAAGGGGGCACAGGATgggaaaacaaaaattataagcaAATACGAGCAGAGAAAGAGGAAATTATGAATAGGGAAGAAAAGAAGATTATTGATAGCCAAATAGCACAGAATGATTACAAGGCATAA
- a CDS encoding heptatricopeptide repeat-containing protein, putative (term=annotation;date=20180504;qualifier=removed_product=conserved Plasmodium protein, unknown function;qualifier=added_product=conserved protein, unknown function;curatorName=ucb@sanger.ac.uk;~term=annotation;date=20180816;qualifier=removed_product=conserved protein, unknown function;qualifier=added_product=heptatricopeptide repeat-containing protein, putative;qualifier=added_literature=pmid:30102371;curatorName=ucb@sanger.ac.uk), producing MFKLKNILKESKEVYKVKNCIFKRYLTKISPYFVYRNNANEFNTAIQNEIKIKHMNSSVLCIFSNMLLKENIKNDFIWKQVERRSYEIIDRFEVGEIASFLFCLSKARYETNLYDSFIPIIKRKCEYLNTSNLAMLISSYSKRKKDDLIILLKDELKKKVHTLYNIVEISMILNALVKCKIQDEELFIKLDNIIVDNVSHKHVHIRDICVISYCYASILYKNMNIFKILSQKIITLFDDANLVDICRILYTYIKINQNYNHILKLSTLKLNICMHKSSISEVINCIHFLPLLKDLVESDDCNNIKKIKDNEICKDKSMNYHIEYGNLFNYILNVFNDKLTSYVNLLNASQISNILYIYSRYNILISLQKLEIFISQIRNIELSDELKIYILYSLSILLKNYENNTIFNFDIFDVNQIFIKDSMENYSYENKNYKKDNTLNFANKPNSEGLKKKLISCLKLWENNINLFINNYDVCSIQDIIKVLNICLILNHINNFIIYSIKNYIIINYKKINEHNSYSLMFYFQKLNVLNNDEDFIEILKYKIR from the coding sequence ATGTTCAAGCttaagaatattttaaaggAAAGCAAAGAAGTATATAAAGTTAAAAattgcatatttaaaagatatttaacaaaaataagcCCCTATTTTGTATACAGAAATAATGCAAATGAATTTAATACAGCTATACAAAATGAGATTAAGATTAAGCATATGAATTCCTCTGTTCtatgcattttttctaatatgctattaaaagaaaatataaaaaatgattttatttGGAAACAAGTGGAAAGACGATCTTATGAAATAATAGACAGATTTGAAGTTGGAGAGATCGCttcgtttttattttgcttaAGTAAAGCTCGATAtgaaacaaatttatatgatagTTTCATTcccataataaaaagaaaatgcgAATATCTCAATACATCAAATCTAGCTATGCTAATATCTAGCTAttcaaaaagaaaaaaagatgatttaataattttgttaaaagatgaactaaaaaaaaaagtacaCACACTTTATAATATAGTTGAAATCTCTATGATTTTAAATGCCTTAGTTAAATGTAAAATACAGGACgaagaattatttattaaattggataatataatagttGACAATGTATCTCATAAGCATGTACATATTAGGGATATATGTGTAATCTCTTACTGCTATGcaagtatattatataaaaatatgaatatttttaaaatattatctcaaaaaattattacacTTTTTGATGATGCAAATTTAGTAGACATATGTCGAATATTGTATACCTACATAAAGATcaatcaaaattataatcatatattaaaattatcaactctcaaattaaatatttgcaTGCACAAAAGTAGCATTAGTGAAGTTATTAAttgtatacattttttgccTTTATTAAAAGACCTTGTAGAAAGCGATGACTGCaataatatcaaaaaaataaaagacaaTGAAATATGTAAAGATAAAAGCATGAATTATCACATTGAATATggtaatttatttaattatattttaaatgtcTTTAATGATAAATTGACAAGTtatgtaaatttattaaatgcaAGCCAAATAAgtaacatattatatatatattcaagatataatatacttatatctttgcaaaaattagaaatatttatatcacaAATTCGAAATATAGAGTTATCagatgaattaaaaatttatatcctatattctttatccattcttttaaaaaattatgaaaataatacaatttttaattttgatatttttgacgtaaatcaaatttttattaaagacagtatggaaaattatagctatgaaaataaaaattataaaaaagacaaTACATTAAATTTTGCCAACAAGCCAAATTCGGAaggattaaaaaaaaaattaattagcTGTTTAAAGTTATGGGAGAATAACATAAATTTgttcataaataattatgacgTTTGTTCAATTCAGgatattataaaagttttaaatatatgcttaATATTAAAccacataaataattttattatatatagtataaaaaattacatcataattaattataaaaagataaatGAGCATAATTCTTACTCCctaatgttttatttccaaaaattaaatgtattaaataatgatgaagatTTCATAGAAATccttaaatataaaatcagATAG